In Pedobacter sp. W3I1, one DNA window encodes the following:
- a CDS encoding MbnP family protein has translation MKISTYFLALLCPIILLSSCKKSTNEVTADTKSTFSIEFENQVNGSPLVLNTTTYKNAKGEDFKINVFKYYVSNIKLSKADGTTYLIPESYFLIDASKAESTNITLKDVPTGDYTKIEYTIGVDYARNFAGAQTGALDPINGMFWTWNSGYIFVKLEGTSPQSPATGNELTFHIGGVADPNNTIRTFATEINVANPLRVRTDGKPNMHFIVNAAALFTGKTDVSFSTLYFAMGGGNSVIVANNYANGLFRLDHIHN, from the coding sequence ATGAAAATTTCAACATACTTTTTGGCATTGTTATGCCCTATTATACTATTATCATCTTGCAAAAAAAGCACTAACGAAGTTACTGCAGATACCAAATCTACTTTCTCTATCGAGTTCGAAAACCAGGTAAATGGAAGTCCATTGGTTTTAAATACCACAACCTATAAAAATGCCAAAGGTGAAGATTTCAAAATCAATGTATTTAAATACTATGTAAGCAATATTAAATTAAGTAAGGCCGATGGCACAACTTATTTAATTCCAGAGAGCTACTTCTTAATCGACGCTTCTAAAGCAGAATCTACCAACATCACGTTAAAGGATGTACCAACTGGCGATTATACCAAAATTGAATATACAATCGGTGTCGATTATGCCCGTAATTTCGCAGGTGCACAAACAGGTGCATTAGACCCTATCAATGGTATGTTCTGGACATGGAACAGCGGTTACATATTTGTTAAACTGGAAGGAACTTCGCCACAATCGCCAGCAACCGGAAATGAACTTACCTTTCACATCGGTGGCGTTGCCGATCCAAACAATACGATCAGAACATTTGCTACGGAGATTAATGTGGCAAATCCACTTCGTGTGAGAACAGATGGCAAACCGAATATGCATTTTATTGTAAATGCAGCGGCATTATTTACAGGGAAAACCGATGTCAGTTTCTCTACTTTGTACTTCGCCATGGGGGGGGGGAATTCTGTAATTGTAGCCAATAACTATGCAAATGGCTTATTCCGGTTAGATCACATCCACAACTAA
- a CDS encoding polyphosphate kinase 2 family protein — protein sequence MKNEFKGLIVQGDKKFSLKNHKTDFTGGYNKEKAKDALMNSKIELNHLQEKLYASGKHSVLIIFQAMDAAGKDSAIEHVMSGLNPQGCQVYSFKVPTSEEYEHDFLWRHYKALPERGRIGIHNRSHYENVLVCKVHPEYILSENIPGFNDVKKINKDFWQQRYKSIKNFEEHLTANGTVILKFFLNVSKDEQKQRFLERIDDPTKNWKFSSGDIKERALWDKYMEAYQDAINETSTAESPWYIIPADKKWFARLAISEIIEDKLKSLDLKFPVLGEEEVVKLDETKRILLSE from the coding sequence ATGAAAAACGAATTTAAAGGATTAATTGTACAAGGAGATAAGAAATTTTCTTTAAAAAACCATAAAACAGATTTTACCGGCGGTTATAACAAAGAAAAAGCTAAAGATGCATTGATGAATTCGAAAATAGAACTAAACCATTTACAGGAGAAATTATATGCATCTGGGAAACATTCTGTGTTGATTATTTTTCAGGCGATGGATGCCGCTGGGAAAGATAGTGCAATTGAGCATGTAATGAGCGGACTAAATCCACAGGGATGCCAGGTGTATAGTTTTAAAGTTCCAACATCTGAAGAATATGAACATGATTTTTTGTGGAGGCATTATAAAGCTTTGCCAGAACGCGGTAGGATAGGTATTCATAACCGTTCGCATTATGAAAACGTATTGGTTTGTAAGGTGCATCCAGAATATATTTTAAGTGAAAATATCCCAGGTTTTAATGATGTTAAAAAGATCAATAAAGACTTTTGGCAGCAGCGCTACAAGAGCATCAAAAATTTCGAGGAGCATTTAACAGCTAATGGAACAGTAATTTTAAAGTTCTTTTTAAATGTGAGTAAAGACGAACAAAAACAACGCTTTTTAGAACGTATAGATGATCCTACCAAAAATTGGAAATTCTCTTCAGGCGATATTAAAGAAAGGGCATTGTGGGATAAGTATATGGAGGCCTATCAGGATGCAATTAACGAAACGAGTACAGCAGAATCGCCCTGGTACATTATACCTGCCGATAAAAAATGGTTTGCACGGCTGGCAATAAGCGAAATTATTGAAGATAAATTAAAAAGTCTTGATTTGAAGTTTCCTGTTTTGGGTGAAGAAGAGGTTGTTAAACTTGACGAAACCAAGCGTATTTTATTAAGCGAATAA
- a CDS encoding YHS domain-containing protein has product MKKSILAIVLIGLTTIALKSNANYVVDGPKTNLIDTAKKATIDPVCKMKVKPETAKTAVYNKVTYNFCSESCKQKFVAELAKYIKK; this is encoded by the coding sequence ATGAAAAAATCAATCTTGGCAATAGTCCTAATTGGATTAACAACAATAGCACTAAAATCAAATGCAAACTACGTGGTGGACGGACCAAAAACAAATTTGATCGATACTGCAAAGAAAGCAACGATAGATCCTGTTTGCAAAATGAAGGTAAAACCTGAAACAGCTAAAACCGCAGTCTATAATAAAGTTACCTATAATTTCTGCTCAGAAAGCTGTAAGCAAAAGTTTGTGGCGGAGCTTGCGAAGTATATTAAAAAGTAA
- a CDS encoding transporter gives MNLSKIHYTTSRKLLILVFVLMSSQVFACDICGCFMGITPYYNRNSISLLYRYRSFSGYEGQSHSLFPNGGSFFIPARSQDSPITNHAGDPGDYELYRSLEIRGKYFINSKLEINAILPYVSNSERYNGYTSSISSMGDINLYAGYHLVQKLEDNFKQQLIAGAGIKLPTGKNDFKNTAGIRYSSLMQAGTGSTDGFVYLNYMVGLGKFGASLNTSYKVNGTNSRDEGIANSTTSFLNIFYTQSIGKDVKIMPSAQFFYEYSGGEKYKGQKTGEHVMNNLMGGAGIDVFYKNIALNAGIQKNIWEAETDHPMSAGKVYVGITYNF, from the coding sequence ATGAATTTATCAAAAATACACTATACAACGAGTCGTAAATTATTAATTTTAGTTTTCGTACTCATGAGCAGTCAGGTTTTCGCCTGCGATATTTGCGGCTGTTTTATGGGTATCACCCCGTATTATAACAGAAACAGCATCAGTCTTTTATACCGCTATCGTTCTTTTAGTGGTTATGAAGGACAATCGCATTCCTTATTTCCCAATGGAGGAAGTTTCTTTATTCCCGCACGAAGTCAGGATTCGCCCATAACTAATCATGCAGGCGATCCTGGTGATTATGAGCTTTACCGCTCCTTAGAAATCAGGGGAAAGTATTTCATCAATAGCAAACTCGAAATCAATGCAATTTTACCTTATGTTTCCAATAGTGAACGTTACAATGGTTATACTTCTTCTATTTCGAGCATGGGTGATATAAATTTATACGCAGGTTACCATCTCGTGCAAAAACTGGAAGATAATTTCAAACAACAGTTAATTGCCGGAGCAGGGATAAAATTACCCACAGGTAAAAATGACTTCAAAAATACAGCAGGTATCCGTTATTCCTCACTCATGCAAGCCGGAACAGGAAGTACCGATGGCTTTGTATACCTGAACTATATGGTAGGATTGGGTAAATTTGGGGCGAGTTTAAATACCTCTTACAAAGTTAATGGAACCAATAGCCGTGATGAAGGCATTGCTAACAGTACGACCAGTTTCCTTAACATTTTTTATACTCAAAGTATTGGTAAGGATGTAAAGATAATGCCATCAGCACAGTTTTTTTACGAATATTCTGGTGGAGAAAAATACAAAGGCCAAAAAACCGGAGAACACGTGATGAATAACCTGATGGGCGGTGCTGGTATCGACGTTTTTTATAAAAATATAGCCTTAAACGCTGGAATACAAAAGAATATTTGGGAGGCTGAAACCGATCATCCGATGAGTGCTGGAAAGGTTTACGTTGGAATTACTTATAATTTTTAA
- a CDS encoding transglycosylase domain-containing protein has product MFKEIKNKYLRYPTIVLFFIIIFFSALQLNFLWLFGYSPSVRDIKAPTLRVGSELYTADGKLIGRYFKENRTPVNYNEIAPSVLQALVATEDVRFYKHWGIDVQAVGRAIIGLGKDGGASTITQQLAKNLYRTRYNKSQGLLIKIPLVRTLIVKLKEWMTAVKLESNYSKNDIITMYLNTVSFGNNTYGIKTASRIYFDKEAKDLATTDAAMLVGMLKGTTLYNPTKNPAKALERRNVVLAQMNKYKYLSKDSLTELSKEPIKLKEGKMQDGSDGDSYLRAAVAKYLEKWCTDNGYDLYEDGLKIYTTIDSKLQKYAEEAVADQMRILQRRFYNVWGNEDPWYDSEKQKVDYPDRAMKNLPIYTLLQKKFPNNPDSVTAYFNKKKRMQIFTYKGDRDTSFSTLDSIRYYGKIMNTGMMTMEPASGKIKVWVGGIDHKFFKYDHVNQSKRQAGSTFKPFAYLTALEQGMSPCDKFTDKPVKIAYQDKGQTKYWEPKNADYSVSYREMSLRWAMAKSVNTITAQVTEKVGWDNVVKYAHECGIDSHLESVPSVSLGSNDVTVYEMVKAYATFMNKGIKTDPILVEKITDQDNNLIDEFKPKTKRVLTEEIAWLMTYMFRGGMEEPEGTSQALWEWPDLFRKNNQIGGKTGTSSDYVDAWYMGLTKDLVTGVWVGCDERTAHFKNGEQGEGSRTALPIFAKFMEKVYLDPSSGYTYGPFPKATVDITRTYNCPSPRIIRDTTSTDSLAVDSTDFTVPETPETVIPVTVEPEVKKEENKVEPVQTPPAATVPLTKKEERELRRKQRQEEKEKKKNENNQP; this is encoded by the coding sequence ATGTTTAAAGAGATAAAAAACAAGTACTTACGTTATCCTACAATAGTTTTATTTTTTATAATAATTTTCTTTTCTGCCCTTCAATTAAACTTTTTATGGCTATTTGGCTACTCACCAAGTGTTCGAGATATTAAAGCACCTACCCTTCGCGTAGGTTCAGAACTTTACACTGCCGATGGAAAACTGATTGGCAGATATTTTAAAGAAAACAGAACGCCTGTAAATTACAATGAAATTGCGCCTAGTGTATTGCAGGCGCTGGTTGCTACCGAAGATGTACGTTTTTACAAACACTGGGGTATCGATGTGCAAGCAGTTGGCCGTGCAATTATTGGTTTAGGAAAAGATGGTGGAGCCAGTACCATTACCCAGCAATTGGCAAAAAACCTGTACCGTACACGATACAATAAATCGCAGGGATTACTGATCAAAATACCTTTGGTGAGAACCTTAATTGTAAAATTAAAGGAATGGATGACTGCTGTAAAGTTAGAATCTAACTATTCTAAAAATGATATTATCACCATGTATCTGAATACCGTTTCTTTCGGTAACAATACTTATGGAATAAAAACGGCAAGCCGGATTTACTTTGATAAGGAAGCAAAAGATTTAGCGACTACAGATGCTGCAATGCTTGTGGGTATGTTAAAAGGCACAACATTATATAACCCAACTAAAAATCCTGCAAAAGCTTTAGAAAGAAGAAATGTAGTGCTTGCGCAGATGAACAAGTACAAATACCTGAGTAAAGACAGTTTAACCGAATTATCGAAAGAGCCGATTAAACTAAAAGAGGGCAAAATGCAGGATGGCAGCGATGGCGACTCTTATTTAAGGGCTGCTGTAGCAAAATATTTGGAGAAATGGTGCACTGATAATGGTTACGATCTTTATGAAGATGGATTAAAAATTTATACCACCATCGATTCGAAACTTCAAAAATATGCTGAAGAAGCAGTTGCTGATCAGATGAGAATCTTGCAGCGCAGGTTTTATAATGTGTGGGGCAACGAAGATCCCTGGTATGATTCGGAGAAACAAAAGGTTGATTATCCCGACAGGGCGATGAAAAACCTGCCAATTTATACGCTTTTACAAAAGAAATTCCCTAACAATCCAGATTCTGTTACCGCCTATTTTAATAAAAAGAAAAGGATGCAGATTTTTACTTATAAAGGCGACCGTGATACTTCATTCTCTACTTTAGATTCAATCCGTTATTATGGAAAAATCATGAATACCGGAATGATGACCATGGAACCAGCAAGTGGTAAAATTAAAGTTTGGGTTGGTGGTATCGACCATAAGTTTTTCAAATACGATCACGTTAATCAATCTAAACGTCAGGCAGGTTCTACTTTTAAACCATTTGCTTATTTAACGGCTTTAGAACAAGGCATGAGCCCTTGTGATAAATTTACTGATAAACCTGTTAAAATTGCTTACCAGGATAAAGGCCAAACCAAATATTGGGAACCAAAAAATGCCGATTACAGCGTTTCGTACCGGGAAATGAGTTTAAGGTGGGCAATGGCAAAATCGGTGAATACCATTACTGCTCAGGTAACCGAAAAGGTGGGCTGGGATAATGTAGTAAAATATGCGCATGAGTGCGGAATCGATAGCCATTTAGAATCTGTTCCATCTGTAAGTTTGGGTTCAAACGACGTTACGGTTTACGAAATGGTAAAAGCATACGCAACCTTTATGAATAAGGGGATTAAAACAGATCCTATTTTAGTAGAGAAAATTACCGATCAGGATAACAATTTAATTGATGAGTTTAAACCTAAAACAAAAAGGGTTTTAACAGAAGAAATTGCCTGGTTAATGACCTATATGTTCCGTGGTGGTATGGAAGAACCAGAAGGTACATCGCAGGCATTATGGGAATGGCCGGATCTGTTTAGAAAAAACAATCAAATTGGCGGTAAAACAGGTACTTCTTCTGATTATGTAGATGCCTGGTACATGGGGTTAACCAAAGACCTGGTAACGGGTGTTTGGGTGGGTTGTGATGAAAGAACTGCACACTTTAAAAACGGTGAACAAGGAGAAGGCTCAAGAACGGCGCTACCCATTTTTGCTAAGTTTATGGAAAAAGTATATCTCGATCCAAGCTCAGGTTATACTTATGGCCCGTTTCCAAAAGCAACCGTTGATATTACCAGGACCTACAACTGCCCTAGCCCACGGATTATTAGAGATACTACATCGACGGATAGTTTAGCGGTAGATTCTACAGATTTTACTGTGCCTGAAACACCAGAAACGGTTATCCCCGTAACCGTTGAACCTGAAGTAAAAAAAGAAGAAAATAAAGTTGAACCTGTTCAAACTCCCCCAGCAGCTACTGTTCCCTTAACCAAAAAGGAAGAAAGAGAACTCAGAAGAAAACAACGTCAGGAAGAAAAAGAAAAGAAAAAGAACGAGAACAATCAGCCTTAG
- a CDS encoding cytochrome-c peroxidase encodes MLVLSIALMYACSKSEEAVTPEERKITFSVPANFPAPAYNFEDNKLSNAGFALGKKIFYEARLSADKSVSCGSCHQQFAAFTQLDHKVSHGVNNCQGKRNTPPLFNLAWQKAFFWDGGVKNIETSPLNAITDACEMGTDIATIITFLKNTAPYPDLFKQAFGSTEINSQLILKSITQFTAVLVSGNSKYDKVMRKEGGISFTSTELAGYNLFKEKCTSCHAEPFFTDFSYRSNGLDLVSTDEGRSHITGVASDFGKFRVPTLRNIEYTSPYMHDGRFYSLDEVLEHYNSGVKASANLDVQLKNGIPLNTTEKEQIKAFLKTLTDNEFIKNTLYNES; translated from the coding sequence ATGCTTGTTTTAAGCATTGCGTTGATGTATGCTTGTAGCAAAAGTGAAGAGGCAGTAACTCCGGAAGAAAGGAAAATTACCTTTTCGGTTCCTGCCAACTTCCCTGCACCGGCATACAATTTCGAAGACAATAAGTTAAGCAATGCAGGTTTTGCGCTAGGTAAAAAAATATTTTATGAAGCCAGACTATCAGCTGATAAAAGTGTTTCGTGCGGAAGTTGCCATCAGCAATTTGCGGCATTTACGCAACTCGATCATAAGGTAAGCCACGGCGTAAACAACTGCCAGGGGAAACGAAATACCCCTCCGTTATTTAACCTGGCCTGGCAAAAAGCTTTCTTCTGGGATGGCGGTGTAAAAAATATCGAAACTTCGCCTTTAAATGCCATTACGGATGCCTGCGAAATGGGAACGGATATAGCAACCATCATTACATTCCTGAAAAACACGGCACCCTACCCTGATTTATTCAAACAAGCTTTTGGATCAACAGAAATCAACTCACAGTTGATTTTAAAGTCGATTACTCAATTTACGGCGGTATTGGTTTCGGGTAATTCAAAATATGATAAGGTGATGCGCAAAGAGGGTGGTATTTCTTTTACATCTACAGAACTGGCTGGTTACAACCTCTTCAAAGAAAAATGTACCTCTTGCCATGCAGAGCCCTTTTTTACTGATTTTTCTTACCGTAGTAACGGATTAGATTTAGTAAGCACAGATGAGGGGCGATCGCACATTACAGGAGTAGCTTCAGATTTTGGTAAGTTCCGTGTACCGACATTGCGCAACATCGAATATACCAGTCCGTATATGCACGATGGCCGATTTTACAGTTTGGATGAGGTTTTAGAACATTACAACTCGGGTGTTAAAGCATCAGCAAATCTAGATGTCCAATTAAAAAATGGTATTCCTTTAAATACAACAGAAAAAGAGCAGATCAAGGCCTTTTTAAAAACATTAACAGACAATGAATTTATCAAAAATACACTATACAACGAGTCGTAA
- a CDS encoding cytochrome c: MRKYIINSIIFLSLVAIIVSCQNQETIDLQNYMSNGKDIYKAKCQNCHGEHGEGLGQLTPPLTDSVFLKANKTRLACFIKKGAKESLIIHGKEYKEKMPAFPELADIDVAQVMVYITNSFGNKQGFVPYSEVSKHLQNCK; this comes from the coding sequence ATGCGTAAGTACATCATCAATTCTATCATTTTTCTTTCACTGGTTGCTATTATCGTTTCTTGCCAAAACCAGGAAACAATTGATCTGCAAAATTACATGTCGAATGGAAAAGATATTTATAAAGCCAAATGCCAAAACTGTCATGGCGAGCATGGTGAGGGATTGGGCCAACTTACTCCTCCTCTTACCGATTCTGTTTTCCTTAAAGCAAACAAAACACGTTTGGCCTGTTTCATCAAAAAAGGAGCGAAGGAATCTTTGATTATTCATGGTAAAGAATACAAAGAAAAAATGCCCGCTTTCCCCGAACTAGCCGATATTGATGTAGCCCAGGTAATGGTTTATATCACCAATTCATTTGGCAACAAACAAGGTTTTGTGCCTTACTCAGAAGTTTCAAAACATTTGCAGAATTGTAAATAA
- a CDS encoding peptidase MA family metallohydrolase — translation MKIGSTLLKRYSSLLLLLILSFSAQAQYFGQNKVRYKKLDFKVLQTPHFEIYYYIKNEKLLKRFSQDAETWYKMHQEVFRDTFLKKNPIILYNNHPDFQQTTVLNGEIGIGTGGVTEALKNRVIMPVMELNSQTRHVLGHELVHAFQYHLLLEKDSISLENVGQTPLWMVEGMAEYLSIGKKDAFTSMWMRDAMLNRDIPSLKDLTNSNKYFPYRYGQAFWTYIGSQYGDTTIVPLFKNTAKYGYENAIRYTFGYDDKTLSGLWKNAIDAHYKPMLKADSSQIKITGTKIIDNKNAGNMNVAPALSPDGKYLAFMSEKDLFGIDLFLADAKTGRIIRKLSSQISNGHIDDFNFIESAGAWSPDSKQFAFSIFSHGKNQMMIINVSNGTTVSQTAMDQVQQFGNLTWSPNGKDVAFSGMVEGQSDIFSYNLDTKTVTQITNDVYSDYAPSYSPDGKKLVFSSDRAAIQANVVNAVLPINLAVYDIASKTVSNLDVFPGANNLNAQFSSNSQNIYFLSNRDGFRNLYKYNFADNTVDQLTDYFTGISGITEFSPAISVSTTDDIVYSYYRYQRYTLYNAKLSSFKAKRIGNHEENFDAAILPPMENIGVNIINSNLNNFDRFEKTLADSMKTVPYKPKFRLDYLANSGVGVSTSRFGTGVSGGIVGMFSDILGTNQIIANLSVNGEIYDFGGLVGYINQKSRINWGAAVSHIPYVSGFRSYGYENIPTGDNTTINALADRTDIIRTFEDQIQVFGAYPFSKIHRFELGGSFSHYSYRIDRYSNYYNSAGYFIGQDKTRISNDVASQDYGIPFNSFTLYQLNAGFVGDNSIFGLTGPLDGFRYRVSGEKYFGTYNFAGVTADLRKYWRAKPVTFAVRSYNTLRIGKDADRLYPMYLGYPYLIRGYESNSIYKSTSAQSSESFDINQLTGSKIAVFNFEVRLPFTGPKKLAAIPSKFLFSDLNLFFDAGLAWTNDTKVKFKSEPTYTTEPVLDNNGLPVKDDKQNPVTYQSTTERVPAMSVGISVRVNVFGYFVLEPYYAIPFQRKDVKTGVFGLTFAPGW, via the coding sequence ATGAAAATAGGCTCTACTTTATTAAAGCGATATTCTTCTTTATTGCTCCTGCTTATTCTTTCTTTTTCAGCTCAGGCCCAATACTTCGGACAAAACAAGGTAAGGTATAAAAAACTCGACTTTAAAGTGTTGCAAACACCCCATTTCGAGATTTACTATTACATTAAAAACGAAAAACTTTTAAAACGTTTTTCGCAGGATGCCGAAACCTGGTACAAAATGCATCAGGAAGTTTTTAGAGATACTTTTTTAAAGAAAAACCCTATTATTCTATATAATAACCATCCTGATTTCCAACAAACAACAGTACTTAACGGAGAAATTGGAATTGGTACCGGCGGGGTTACTGAGGCGCTAAAAAACAGGGTAATTATGCCTGTTATGGAGTTAAATAGCCAAACAAGACACGTTTTAGGCCATGAGCTTGTCCATGCTTTTCAATACCACCTTCTGCTCGAAAAAGATTCGATTAGCTTAGAAAACGTTGGACAAACACCACTATGGATGGTTGAAGGTATGGCCGAATACTTGTCAATCGGGAAAAAGGATGCATTTACTTCCATGTGGATGCGCGATGCCATGTTAAACCGGGATATCCCTTCGTTAAAAGATTTAACCAACTCTAACAAATATTTCCCTTACCGTTATGGTCAGGCATTTTGGACTTACATAGGCTCTCAATACGGCGATACCACTATTGTTCCATTATTTAAAAATACCGCAAAATATGGCTACGAAAATGCCATTAGGTACACTTTCGGATACGATGATAAAACATTATCGGGTTTATGGAAAAATGCTATCGATGCGCATTATAAACCAATGTTAAAAGCAGATAGTTCGCAGATTAAAATAACGGGTACAAAAATCATCGACAATAAAAATGCAGGCAACATGAACGTTGCCCCTGCCCTTAGTCCTGACGGAAAATATTTAGCCTTCATGTCTGAAAAAGACCTTTTTGGTATAGATTTATTTCTCGCAGACGCCAAAACCGGGAGAATTATCAGGAAGCTTAGTAGCCAGATCTCGAATGGTCACATTGATGATTTCAACTTTATAGAGTCAGCCGGTGCATGGTCGCCAGATAGTAAACAATTTGCTTTTAGTATCTTCAGTCATGGCAAAAACCAGATGATGATTATCAATGTTTCAAACGGAACTACGGTTTCTCAGACGGCAATGGATCAGGTGCAGCAGTTCGGTAATTTAACCTGGTCGCCAAATGGAAAAGATGTAGCTTTCTCGGGTATGGTTGAAGGACAGAGCGACATCTTCTCTTACAACCTGGACACCAAAACAGTTACTCAAATTACTAACGACGTATATTCTGATTATGCGCCGAGTTACTCACCTGATGGTAAAAAATTGGTTTTTTCATCAGATAGAGCAGCAATTCAGGCCAATGTAGTTAATGCCGTATTGCCGATAAACCTTGCTGTTTACGATATTGCTTCTAAAACAGTAAGCAATTTAGATGTTTTTCCAGGAGCGAATAACCTAAATGCACAATTCTCTTCAAATAGTCAAAATATTTATTTCCTTTCAAACCGAGATGGATTTAGGAATTTATATAAATACAATTTCGCAGATAATACTGTTGATCAGTTAACTGATTATTTTACGGGAATTAGTGGAATTACCGAATTTTCGCCCGCCATTTCGGTCTCCACAACGGATGATATTGTGTATAGCTATTATCGCTACCAGCGTTATACCTTGTATAATGCTAAGTTAAGCAGCTTTAAAGCGAAACGAATTGGTAATCACGAAGAAAATTTTGATGCCGCTATCCTTCCTCCAATGGAAAACATTGGTGTAAACATCATTAATTCTAATTTAAACAATTTTGATCGTTTCGAAAAAACCCTAGCCGATTCGATGAAAACTGTTCCTTACAAACCAAAATTCAGGTTAGATTATTTAGCCAATAGTGGTGTTGGCGTTTCTACCAGTCGTTTTGGAACTGGTGTTTCAGGCGGTATTGTAGGTATGTTTAGCGATATTTTGGGCACCAACCAGATTATAGCAAATTTATCGGTAAATGGAGAAATTTACGATTTTGGTGGTTTGGTGGGTTACATCAATCAAAAGAGCAGAATTAACTGGGGTGCTGCCGTTTCGCACATTCCATATGTATCTGGTTTTAGGTCTTACGGATATGAAAATATCCCAACTGGTGATAATACCACTATTAATGCCCTGGCAGACAGAACAGATATTATTAGAACGTTTGAAGATCAGATTCAGGTTTTTGGTGCCTATCCATTTAGCAAAATTCACCGATTTGAATTGGGCGGTTCATTTTCGCATTACAGCTATCGGATTGATCGATATAGCAATTATTACAACTCGGCTGGTTACTTCATTGGTCAGGACAAAACCAGAATTTCTAATGATGTTGCTTCTCAGGACTATGGCATTCCGTTTAACTCTTTTACCTTGTATCAATTAAACGCGGGCTTTGTTGGTGATAACTCAATCTTTGGTCTTACTGGTCCACTTGATGGTTTCAGATACCGTGTAAGTGGCGAAAAATATTTTGGCACTTACAATTTTGCCGGTGTAACTGCAGATCTCCGTAAATATTGGAGAGCTAAGCCAGTAACATTTGCGGTAAGAAGTTATAACACCTTAAGGATTGGTAAAGATGCAGACAGGCTTTATCCAATGTATTTAGGTTATCCTTATTTAATCAGAGGATATGAGTCGAATTCGATTTACAAAAGTACTTCTGCTCAATCTTCAGAATCTTTTGATATTAACCAGTTAACCGGAAGTAAAATAGCTGTTTTTAATTTCGAGGTTCGCCTTCCCTTTACAGGCCCGAAAAAGTTAGCAGCAATACCCTCTAAGTTTTTATTTTCTGATCTGAACTTGTTTTTTGATGCAGGATTAGCCTGGACGAACGATACCAAAGTAAAGTTTAAAAGTGAACCAACCTATACTACAGAACCTGTATTGGATAACAATGGTTTACCGGTTAAAGATGATAAACAAAATCCGGTTACCTATCAATCTACAACAGAACGTGTACCGGCAATGAGTGTTGGTATATCGGTACGGGTAAACGTTTTTGGCTATTTTGTATTAGAACCTTACTATGCAATTCCTTTCCAAAGGAAAGATGTTAAAACTGGAGTATTCGGTTTAACATTTGCACCAGGATGGTAA
- a CDS encoding SCO family protein has translation MNKITAYLATSLIAISIFTACKQERKLPFYGERHAETVRDAAGIEKIDTVYQTIPNWSFLNQDSVVTTNKATDGKIYVADFFFTSCTTICPTMHRNLATVFSEFKLNPNVMFVSHTIDFKYDKPSVLKKYAQKLGVDGSKWLFLYGSKDSVYTLAEKNYLVAVGEDSTAKDGYIHQGYLVLIDKDRHIRGAYDGTKEDQVEQLKKDIPVLLAEYNK, from the coding sequence ATGAACAAAATTACTGCTTACCTGGCAACATCCCTGATAGCCATTTCTATATTTACCGCCTGCAAACAAGAAAGAAAACTTCCATTTTATGGTGAGCGTCATGCCGAAACCGTTAGAGATGCGGCGGGCATAGAGAAAATTGATACCGTTTATCAAACTATTCCAAATTGGTCTTTCCTGAATCAGGATAGTGTGGTAACCACAAACAAAGCAACTGATGGTAAAATTTATGTAGCTGATTTCTTTTTTACTTCATGTACAACCATCTGCCCTACCATGCATAGAAACCTTGCGACGGTTTTCAGCGAATTTAAACTCAATCCCAACGTGATGTTTGTATCACACACAATCGATTTTAAATATGATAAACCTAGTGTTTTAAAAAAATATGCACAAAAACTTGGTGTCGACGGTTCAAAATGGCTATTCCTTTATGGTAGTAAAGACAGCGTTTATACTTTGGCCGAGAAAAACTATTTAGTGGCTGTTGGTGAAGATAGCACGGCGAAAGATGGCTATATTCATCAAGGTTATTTGGTTTTAATAGACAAAGACAGGCATATCCGTGGTGCTTACGATGGTACTAAGGAAGACCAGGTAGAGCAATTGAAAAAAGACATTCCGGTTTTATTAGCAGAGTATAATAAATAG